From a region of the Arachis ipaensis cultivar K30076 chromosome B09, Araip1.1, whole genome shotgun sequence genome:
- the LOC107617877 gene encoding calreticulin → MALRVRHPNLLSLVLLSLLVFASAKVFFEERFDDGWESRWVKSDWKRDENLAGEWNYTSGQWNGDANDKGIQTSEDYRFYAISAEFPEFSNKDKTLVFQFSVKHEQKLDCGGGYMKLLSGDVDQKKFGGETPYSIMFGPDICGYSTKKVHAILTYNDTNHLIKKEVPCETDQLTHVYTFILRPDATYSILIDNVEKQVGSLYTDWDLLPPKKIKDPEAKKPEDWDDKEYIPDPEDKKPEGYDDIPKEIPDPDAKKPEDWDDEEDGEWTAPTIANPEYKGPWKAKKIKNPNYKGKWKAPMIDNPDFKDDPDLYVFPKLKYVGIELWQVKSGTLFDNVLLTDDPEYAKQLAEETWGKQKDAEKAAFEEAEKKKAEEESKDDPADSDAEEDEEDSEASHESDSESKESGEDNEEDKHDEL, encoded by the exons ATGGCGCTTAGGGTGCGGCACCCTAACCTTCTCTCCCTCGTTCTTCTCTCCCTCTTGGTCTTCGCTTCCGCCAAGGTCTTCTTCGAAGAACGCTTCGATG ATGGGTGGGAGAGCCGTTGGGTTAAATCTGATTGGAAGAGAGATGAGAACTTGGCCGGGGAGTGGAACTACACATCTGGTCAATGGAATGGAGATGCTAATGACAAAG GTATTCAAACAAGCGAGGACTACAGATTCTATGCTATTTCTGCTGAGTTCCCTGAATTCAGCAATAAAGATAAGACCCTAGTCTTCCAATTTTCTGTCAAGCATGAACAGAAGCTTGACTGTGGTGGTGGTTACATGAAGTTGCTTAGCGGTGATGTTGATCAGAAGAAATTTGGTGGGGAAACTCCTTACAG TATCATGTTTGGACCAGACATCTGTGGTTACAGTACCAAGAAAGTACATGCTATTTTGACCTACAATGACACAAACCACTTGATAAAGAAGGAAGTTCCATGCGAGACTGACCAACTAACTCACGTGTACACATTTATCCTCCGTCCAGATGCAACCTACAGCATCCTGATTGATAATGTGGAGAAGCAAGTTGGCAGTCTCTATACTGATTGGGATCTTCTCCCTCCAAAGAAAATCAAGGATCCTGAGGCCAAAAAG CCCGAAGACTGGGATGACAAAGAGTACATTCCTGATCCCGAGGATAAGAAGCCAGAG GGGTATGATGACATCCCAAAGGAGATCCCGGATCCTGATGCCAAGAAG CCCGAAGATTGGGATGATGAAGAAGATGGTGAGTGGACAGCACCTACCATTGCCAACCCTGAGTACAAGGGCCCATGGAAAGCAAAG AAAATTAAGAACCCCAACTACAAAGGAAAGTGGAAGGCACCTATGATTGACAACCCTG ATTTCAAGGATGACCCCGACCTCTATGTTTTCCCCAAGTTGAAGTATGTCGGCATTGAACTTTGGCAG GTCAAATCTGGAACCTTGTTTGACAATGTCTTGCTTACCGATGATCCTGAATACGCTAAGCAACTGGCCGAAGAAACATGGGGCAAGCAAAAGGAT GCTGAGAAGGCAGCATTTGAGGAGGCTGAGAAGAAGAAAGCAGAGGAG GAATCAAAGGATGATCCTGCTGACTCTGAT GCCGAGGAAGACGAGGAAGATTCTGAAGCTAGCCATGAGTCTGATTCCGAATCAAAAGAATCTGGGGAAGACAACGAAGAGGACAAACAT GATGAGCTCTGA
- the LOC107619146 gene encoding universal stress protein A-like protein — MAETSEKERRILVAVDEGEESMYALSWCVNNLVFENSKDTLILLYVKPPRAVYSAFDGTSYLFSSDITATMDKYSQQVAESVLEKAKRLCNNIQNVETKIGNGDARDVICEMVQKLNADILVMGSHGYGPIKRAFLGSVSNHCAQNVKCPVLIVKKPKDA; from the exons atggccGAAACGAGTGAAAAGGAACGGAGGATCCTGGTGGCGGTGGATGAAGGGGAAGAGAGCATGTACGCGCTCTCATGGTGCGTCAACAACCTTGTTTTTGAGAACTCAAAGGACACACTCATCCTTCTCTATGTTAAGCCCCCTCGCGCTGTCTATTCCGCCTTCGATGGTACAA GTTATTTGTTTTCTTCTGATATAACGGCGACTATGGATAAGTATAGCCAACAAGTTGCTGAGTCCGTCTTAGAGAAAGCCAAGAGACTCTGTAACAACATCCAGAAT GTGGAAACAAAAATAGGGAATGGAGACGCGAGGGACGTGATCTGTGAGATGGTTCAGAAGTTGAATGCGGATATTCTGGTCATGGGAAGTCACGGCTATGGTCCCATCAAGAG GGCTTTTCTTGGAAGTGTGAGCAATCACTGTGCGCAGAATGTGAAGTGCCCCGTTTTGATAGTGAAGAAGCCCAAAGACGCTTGA